In one Coccinella septempunctata chromosome 6, icCocSept1.1, whole genome shotgun sequence genomic region, the following are encoded:
- the LOC123315080 gene encoding phosphoserine phosphatase, whose amino-acid sequence MDKVKEVLRKADAVCFDVDSTVIKEEGIDELAKFCGKGKEIAELTNKAMGGSMTFQESLNLRMNILQPSVTKIKEFLNRNPANLSPGIKEVVDTLRRRNVEVYLVTGGFRCIVSPIARQLDIPETNIYSNRMKFYFDGEYAGFDENQPTSRSGGKAEVVRILKEKFGYKNLVMIGDGATDLEACPPADAFIGYGGNVVREGVKRNAKWFVEDFQEVIDALK is encoded by the coding sequence ATGGATAAAGTTAAGGAAGTACTACGTAAGGCAGACGCTGTATGTTTCGATGTAGACTCGACAGTAATAAAAGAGGAAGGCATAGACGAATTGGCGAAATTTTGCGGAAAGGGCAAGGAGATAGCCGAGCTCACAAACAAGGCGATGGGTGGATCCATGACCTTCCAAGAATCCCTCAACCTTCGCATGAACATTCTCCAACCATCTGTAACCAAGATTAAGGAATTCCTGAACAGAAACCCTGCCAATTTATCTCCTGGAATCAAAGAGGTGGTCGATACCCTCAGGAGGAGAAACGTGGAGGTGTATTTGGTCACTGGCGGATTCAGATGTATCGTATCACCGATAGCCAGGCAGTTGGACATCCCTGAAACGAACATCTACTCCAACAGGATGAAGTTTTATTTCGACGGAGAGTACGCTGGTTTCGATGAGAATCAACCGACTTCCAGGAGCGGTGGAAAGGCTGAGGTTGTGAGGATTTTAAAGGAGAAATTCGGATATAAGAATTTGGTTATGATAGGCGATGGTGCCACTGATTTGGAAGCTTGCCCTCCGGCCGATGCTTTCATAGGTTATGGAGGCAACGTGGTGAGAGAAGGGGTGAAGAGGAATGCCAAGTGGTTTGTAGAGGATTTCCAAGAGGTTATAGACGCCCTGAAATAG